The Bacillus carboniphilus genome contains a region encoding:
- the pheT gene encoding phenylalanine--tRNA ligase subunit beta gives MLVSYNWLKDYVDLSGTTPEELAEKITRTGIEVESVDPVSEGIKGVVVGYVKECVQHPNADKLNKCQVDLGEETVQIICGAPNVAQGQKVAVATVGAVLPGNFKIKKAKLRGEESNGMICSLQELGYEAKVISKDYSEGIFVFPENVEVGQDAIELLNLHDKILELGLTPNRSDCLSMLGVAYEVAAILGKDVKLPDVPASQATNSTSDYIDIRVDVPEDNPLYVAKIVKNVTIAPSPLWLQNRLMAAGIRPHNNIVDITNYILLEYGQPLHGFDYDRLGSKEILVRRAHEGEKIVTLDDAERTLSADHLVITNGNEPVAVAGVMGGANSEVQPDTKTVLIESALFNSLTVRKGSKDLGLRSEASNRFEKGVDPERVRLAAERAAELMADLAGGEVVEGTVEVDTLKAEPVVIEVTIEKVNRVLGTELTGEEMSQLLDRLKIAHEISEEKLVVTPPTRRGDLLIPEDIIEEIGRLYGYDNLPYTLPRGEFNPGSLTPYQRKRRVTRQILEGTGLYQVLTYSLTSKEKAQKYALETREPITLAMPMSEERSQLRLSVLPGLIEVIQFNQARQNESVAIYEIGSVFLSNGLNELPTEKEHLAGALAGDWMNHAWQGEKKPVDFYVAKGVLDVLFEKLDVASKVEYKPAQIEGMHPGRTAEVSLSGQKLGFVGQLHPSVQKEHDLKDTYVFELDLSLLFNEETKALQYQAIPRFPSITRDIALILDSGVLAGDVKKSILAAGGKLLKEVSVFDVYEGEHMEPGKKSIAFSLKYYDPEKTLTDEEVVKAHDKVLEAVQEQFGASLRGA, from the coding sequence ATGTTAGTTTCATACAATTGGTTAAAAGATTATGTAGATTTATCTGGTACAACACCAGAAGAATTAGCTGAAAAAATTACCAGAACGGGAATTGAAGTAGAGTCAGTTGATCCTGTTAGTGAAGGCATTAAAGGTGTAGTAGTTGGCTATGTGAAAGAGTGTGTTCAGCATCCAAATGCGGATAAATTAAATAAATGCCAAGTGGATCTTGGAGAAGAAACGGTTCAAATTATTTGCGGAGCACCTAACGTGGCTCAAGGTCAAAAGGTAGCAGTAGCAACAGTTGGTGCAGTGTTGCCAGGGAACTTCAAAATCAAGAAGGCGAAACTTCGTGGTGAAGAATCGAACGGTATGATTTGCTCTTTACAAGAACTAGGATATGAAGCAAAGGTCATTTCAAAGGATTACTCAGAAGGTATTTTTGTCTTCCCTGAAAATGTAGAAGTGGGACAAGATGCTATTGAACTGCTTAACTTACATGACAAAATTTTAGAGCTGGGCTTAACACCAAATCGTTCAGATTGTTTATCTATGTTAGGTGTAGCTTATGAGGTGGCAGCTATTTTAGGAAAAGATGTTAAGCTTCCTGATGTTCCAGCTTCTCAAGCCACTAATTCGACTTCTGATTATATTGATATCCGTGTAGATGTACCAGAAGATAATCCATTATATGTAGCTAAAATCGTGAAAAATGTTACGATTGCTCCATCTCCATTATGGTTGCAAAACCGTCTAATGGCAGCTGGAATTAGACCACATAACAATATTGTCGATATTACAAACTATATTTTATTAGAATATGGTCAACCGCTACACGGTTTTGACTATGACCGTCTTGGTTCAAAAGAAATCTTGGTTAGAAGAGCTCACGAAGGCGAGAAAATCGTAACTTTAGATGATGCAGAAAGAACATTAAGCGCAGACCACCTTGTTATTACAAACGGTAATGAGCCTGTAGCTGTAGCCGGAGTAATGGGTGGTGCTAATTCTGAGGTACAACCCGATACGAAAACGGTCTTAATTGAGTCTGCACTTTTCAATTCCTTAACAGTAAGAAAAGGCTCAAAAGATCTTGGGCTTAGAAGTGAAGCAAGTAACCGTTTCGAAAAAGGGGTAGACCCTGAACGTGTTCGATTGGCTGCTGAAAGAGCAGCCGAATTGATGGCTGACCTTGCAGGTGGAGAAGTCGTAGAAGGTACTGTTGAGGTTGATACGTTAAAAGCGGAGCCTGTTGTGATTGAAGTTACAATTGAAAAGGTTAATCGAGTTCTAGGTACTGAGCTTACTGGAGAAGAGATGAGTCAGCTTCTTGACCGTCTAAAGATTGCTCATGAAATAAGTGAGGAAAAGCTTGTGGTTACACCTCCAACAAGAAGAGGAGATTTACTAATCCCTGAGGATATTATCGAAGAGATTGGCCGTTTGTATGGCTACGATAACCTACCATACACATTACCAAGAGGTGAGTTTAACCCAGGGTCACTTACTCCGTACCAAAGGAAACGAAGAGTAACTAGACAAATTTTAGAAGGTACAGGTCTATACCAAGTACTTACTTACTCATTAACATCAAAAGAAAAAGCACAAAAATATGCACTTGAAACAAGAGAGCCAATCACACTAGCGATGCCTATGAGTGAAGAGAGAAGCCAATTGCGACTAAGTGTATTACCTGGACTAATTGAAGTCATCCAATTCAACCAAGCTCGTCAAAATGAAAGTGTAGCCATTTATGAAATTGGATCTGTATTTTTATCCAATGGATTAAATGAACTTCCTACCGAAAAAGAACATTTGGCAGGAGCACTTGCTGGAGATTGGATGAACCATGCATGGCAGGGTGAAAAGAAACCGGTCGACTTCTATGTTGCAAAAGGTGTATTAGATGTATTATTCGAGAAGCTTGATGTTGCTTCTAAAGTAGAGTATAAACCAGCACAAATTGAAGGAATGCACCCTGGACGTACCGCTGAAGTTTCTCTAAGTGGTCAAAAATTAGGTTTCGTAGGTCAATTACACCCAAGTGTACAAAAAGAGCATGACCTTAAAGATACGTATGTATTTGAGCTAGATCTGTCTCTATTATTTAATGAAGAAACGAAGGCACTACAGTATCAGGCAATTCCTCGTTTCCCATCCATTACTAGAGATATCGCTCTTATTCTAGACTCAGGGGTCCTTGCAGGTGATGTGAAAAAGTCTATCCTTGCTGCTGGAGGAAAACTGTTAAAAGAAGTTTCTGTTTTTGATGTGTATGAAGGAGAACATATGGAGCCTGGTAAGAAATCTATTGCCTTCTCGTTAAAATACTACGACCCAGAAAAAACATTAACTGATGAAGAAGTAGTGAAAGCACATGATAAAGTATTAGAGGCTGTTCAAGAACAATTTGGAGCTTCATTAAGAGGAGCATAA
- a CDS encoding endonuclease MutS2: MNPKVYRTLEFLKMKEQLLTYAASELGKNRLKDLYPSSDFSDVQRSQEETDEAYTVLRLKGHVPLDGIFDIRAFVKRAEIGSMLSAVELVQIASTIRTSRQMKKFIEELMEEEELSLPILQQQVEGIPHLMELEKEITDSIDEQGYVLDHASDTLRTVRNQIRSKESRIREKLDSLVRSSNAQKMLSDAIVTIRNERYVLPVKQEYRSHYGGIVHDQSSSGQTLFIEPQVVVELNNDLQGLRVKEQQEIERILTSLSNQVGEEADSIRFTVGVLTELDFYFAKARFSKTYRGTKPFLNNEGKVSLKRARHPLIPIDEVVENDIWLGEDFTTIVITGPNTGGKTVTLKTMGLSVLMAQAGLFVPAQEGSEIGIFKSVYADIGDEQSIEQNLSTFSSHMVNIVDILENADGDSLVLFDELGAGTDPQEGAALAISILDEVYQRGARVVATTHYPELKAYGYNREGVANASVEFDVETLSPTYRLLIGVPGRSNAFEISKRLGLQDNIINRARSLMSEDRQEVDSMIASLESNRKKAETAWEEARDYLKDAEDIHKDLQKQMSEYYEKKDELINKAKEKANKLVEEAKREAETIIHELRKLRLEKNAEVKEHELIDARKRLDEAAPEIKKGPKKKSTSEKRSLFPGDEVKVISFGQKGTLVEKVSNSEWQVQIGILKMKVSEEDIEWLKTPKPVETKPLATVKGKDYHVNLELDLRGERYEDALLRVEKYIDDALLAGYPRVSIIHGKGTGALRTGVQNYLKNHRSVKSFRYGEAGEGGSGITVVQLK; the protein is encoded by the coding sequence TTGAATCCTAAAGTATATAGAACACTAGAATTTTTAAAAATGAAAGAGCAGCTTTTAACCTATGCGGCCTCTGAATTAGGTAAAAATCGATTAAAAGATTTATACCCTTCTTCTGATTTTTCAGATGTACAAAGAAGTCAAGAAGAAACAGATGAAGCCTATACAGTTCTTCGATTAAAGGGACATGTTCCTCTCGACGGAATTTTTGATATCCGAGCATTTGTGAAACGAGCAGAAATTGGCTCGATGTTGTCAGCAGTCGAGTTAGTACAGATAGCGAGTACTATTCGTACCAGTAGACAAATGAAGAAATTTATTGAAGAGCTTATGGAGGAAGAAGAATTATCACTACCTATTCTGCAACAGCAAGTAGAAGGAATTCCTCATTTAATGGAATTAGAAAAAGAAATTACGGACTCGATTGATGAACAAGGATATGTATTAGACCATGCTAGTGATACCCTTCGAACGGTACGAAATCAAATTCGTTCAAAGGAATCTAGAATCCGGGAAAAACTAGACTCACTTGTACGTTCATCTAACGCGCAAAAAATGCTTTCTGATGCAATTGTAACGATTCGTAATGAACGATACGTTTTACCTGTAAAGCAGGAGTATCGCTCTCATTATGGAGGAATTGTTCACGACCAATCTTCTTCAGGTCAAACTTTGTTTATTGAGCCACAGGTAGTGGTCGAATTGAATAATGATCTACAAGGTTTACGGGTAAAAGAACAGCAAGAAATTGAAAGAATATTAACTTCTCTCTCCAATCAAGTAGGAGAGGAAGCAGACTCTATTCGTTTTACAGTGGGTGTATTAACAGAACTTGATTTCTATTTTGCGAAAGCACGATTTAGTAAGACCTACAGAGGAACAAAACCTTTCTTAAATAATGAAGGAAAAGTATCTTTAAAACGAGCGAGACACCCTCTAATTCCGATTGATGAAGTTGTTGAAAATGATATATGGCTAGGAGAAGATTTTACAACCATCGTAATCACCGGGCCGAATACTGGGGGTAAGACGGTAACCTTAAAAACGATGGGGTTATCCGTCTTAATGGCACAAGCGGGACTTTTCGTACCCGCACAAGAGGGCTCTGAAATCGGAATTTTTAAGTCTGTTTATGCGGACATTGGAGACGAACAATCCATTGAACAAAATTTAAGTACATTCTCCTCTCATATGGTGAACATCGTTGATATTTTAGAAAATGCAGATGGAGATAGTCTTGTGTTGTTCGATGAACTAGGAGCAGGAACAGACCCTCAAGAAGGGGCAGCACTGGCTATATCTATCCTTGATGAAGTCTATCAGAGAGGGGCAAGAGTCGTAGCTACTACCCATTATCCAGAATTAAAAGCCTATGGATATAACCGAGAAGGAGTCGCGAATGCCTCTGTTGAATTTGATGTAGAGACTCTAAGTCCGACGTATAGGCTACTGATTGGTGTACCAGGGAGAAGTAATGCGTTCGAGATTTCAAAAAGACTTGGTCTTCAAGATAATATTATAAATCGTGCTCGCTCATTGATGAGTGAAGATCGTCAAGAAGTAGATTCCATGATTGCCTCTTTAGAAAGTAATCGAAAGAAAGCAGAAACTGCTTGGGAAGAGGCTAGGGATTACCTGAAAGATGCGGAAGACATTCATAAAGATTTACAGAAGCAGATGTCTGAGTATTACGAGAAAAAAGATGAACTTATCAATAAAGCAAAAGAAAAGGCAAACAAACTTGTTGAGGAAGCTAAAAGAGAAGCTGAAACTATCATCCATGAACTGAGGAAGCTTCGCCTTGAGAAAAATGCTGAAGTTAAAGAGCACGAGTTAATAGATGCTAGAAAGAGGCTGGATGAGGCTGCCCCAGAAATTAAAAAGGGACCTAAGAAAAAAAGTACTTCCGAAAAAAGAAGTTTGTTCCCTGGGGATGAGGTTAAGGTCATCAGCTTCGGACAAAAAGGAACCCTTGTGGAAAAGGTATCAAATAGTGAATGGCAAGTTCAAATTGGTATCTTAAAAATGAAGGTTAGTGAAGAGGATATCGAGTGGCTTAAAACACCAAAGCCGGTTGAAACGAAACCTTTAGCGACAGTGAAAGGGAAAGATTATCATGTCAACCTGGAGCTCGATTTACGTGGAGAACGCTATGAGGATGCACTCTTAAGAGTTGAGAAATATATTGATGATGCTTTACTGGCAGGTTATCCAAGGGTTTCTATTATCCATGGAAAGGGCACAGGAGCGCTAAGAACAGGGGTTCAAAACTATTTAAAGAACCATCGCTCAGTCAAGTCATTCCGATACGGTGAAGCAGGAGAGGGTGGATCAGGGATTACAGTTGTGCAACTGAAATAA
- a CDS encoding CvpA family protein, translating into MLDLIIFLLLIVGLIIGLKRGFILQAIHMVGFIVSFILAYVYYDNLAPKLKLWIPYPTFGDSETFTMLFESMNLDSAYYHAIAFAIIFFATKILLQIIGSMMDFVAHLPVVKQLNVWAGGALGFLEVYLMVFIVLYIAALLPIDFIQGPMSSSFMAKTIVTNTPIFSSSIQDLWFQYLDV; encoded by the coding sequence ATGTTAGATTTAATTATCTTCCTTCTTTTAATTGTGGGGTTAATTATCGGTCTTAAAAGAGGTTTTATATTACAAGCTATACATATGGTAGGTTTTATCGTTTCATTCATTCTTGCATACGTTTACTATGATAATTTGGCACCTAAACTAAAGTTATGGATTCCATACCCAACCTTCGGGGATAGTGAAACCTTCACGATGTTGTTTGAATCTATGAATTTAGATTCTGCTTATTATCATGCTATTGCTTTTGCTATTATCTTTTTTGCTACAAAGATTTTACTACAAATTATTGGTTCCATGATGGATTTCGTTGCTCACTTACCAGTTGTGAAGCAATTGAATGTATGGGCAGGGGGAGCATTAGGATTTCTAGAAGTTTATTTAATGGTCTTTATTGTGTTATACATCGCAGCTTTACTACCCATCGATTTTATCCAAGGACCAATGAGTAGTTCATTCATGGCAAAAACAATCGTTACAAATACACCAATCTTCTCAAGTTCCATTCAAGATTTATGGTTTCAATATTTAGACGTATAA
- the pheS gene encoding phenylalanine--tRNA ligase subunit alpha: MEQRLKELEQEAIQKVQTASSLKELNDVRVAYLGKKGPITEVLRGMGKLSAEERPKMGALVNEVREHISAEIETKQVALEEQAIQEKLAGETIDVTLPGRPVKVGNHHPLTRVVEEVEDLFISMGYEVAEGPEVETDYYNFEALNLPKGHPARDMQDSFYITEEMLLRTHTSPVQARTMEKHKGKGPVKIICPGKVYRRDSDDATHSHQFTQIEGLVIDRNIQMSDLKGTLNVFAKKMFGEEREIRLRPSFFPFTEPSVEMDISCKICGGSGCNVCKGTGWIEILGAGMVHPNVLEMAGFDPNEYTGFAFGMGPERIAMLKYGIEDIRQYYTNDIRLLRQFAVHE; the protein is encoded by the coding sequence ATGGAACAACGATTAAAAGAATTAGAACAAGAAGCGATTCAGAAGGTTCAAACAGCATCCAGCTTAAAAGAGCTTAATGATGTTCGTGTCGCTTATTTAGGTAAGAAAGGACCCATCACTGAAGTGTTAAGAGGTATGGGGAAGCTTTCTGCTGAAGAAAGACCAAAAATGGGAGCTTTAGTTAATGAAGTTAGAGAACATATCTCAGCTGAAATTGAAACAAAGCAAGTTGCTTTAGAAGAACAGGCTATCCAAGAAAAGCTTGCTGGGGAAACGATTGATGTAACCCTACCAGGTCGTCCTGTAAAGGTTGGAAACCATCATCCATTGACTCGAGTCGTTGAGGAAGTGGAAGACTTATTTATTTCGATGGGCTATGAAGTAGCAGAAGGTCCTGAAGTTGAAACGGATTATTACAACTTCGAGGCTCTAAATCTTCCGAAAGGTCACCCTGCTCGTGATATGCAGGATTCTTTCTACATTACAGAAGAAATGCTTCTACGTACTCATACCTCTCCTGTTCAAGCTAGAACGATGGAAAAGCATAAAGGAAAAGGGCCAGTTAAAATCATTTGCCCAGGAAAAGTATATCGTCGTGATTCCGATGATGCTACTCACTCTCACCAATTTACACAAATCGAGGGATTAGTTATTGATCGGAATATTCAGATGAGCGACTTAAAAGGAACGCTAAATGTTTTCGCCAAGAAAATGTTCGGAGAAGAACGAGAAATTAGACTACGTCCAAGCTTCTTCCCATTCACAGAGCCATCAGTAGAAATGGATATCTCTTGTAAAATTTGTGGAGGTTCAGGCTGTAACGTATGTAAGGGAACAGGTTGGATAGAAATCCTAGGTGCTGGTATGGTGCATCCAAATGTTCTTGAGATGGCAGGCTTTGACCCAAATGAATACACAGGATTTGCATTTGGAATGGGTCCTGAAAGAATTGCGATGTTGAAATACGGAATCGAAGACATCAGACAATATTATACAAATGATATTCGTTTACTAAGACAGTTCGCTGTACATGAATAA
- a CDS encoding RNA methyltransferase → MKWIQSVQNEKVKEWKKLLQKKGRDHTNQYIVEGFHLVEEACQNPSVVQAIMVRQDIDLPDWAPPSIDTYQISPEVAKAISDTETNQGIFAICSKVEPSISKGAKSYLLLDAVQDPGNLGTIIRTADAAGVDVIILGEGTADVYNPKVLRSAQGSHFHVPIMKGNLSEWISKLQSQGVTVYGSSLQGAKPYQSVKPQSPFALILGNEGNGVDPSVLEKTNENLYVPIYGKSESLNVTIAGGILLYHLVHAVHEE, encoded by the coding sequence TTGAAATGGATCCAATCCGTTCAAAACGAAAAAGTTAAAGAGTGGAAGAAGCTTTTACAGAAAAAAGGCCGTGACCATACGAATCAATACATAGTTGAAGGTTTTCATTTAGTTGAAGAGGCTTGTCAGAATCCGTCTGTTGTCCAGGCCATTATGGTAAGGCAAGATATTGATTTACCTGACTGGGCACCACCATCCATTGACACCTATCAAATATCTCCAGAAGTGGCTAAGGCAATTTCAGATACAGAAACTAACCAGGGCATTTTTGCCATTTGTTCAAAAGTTGAACCATCCATTTCAAAAGGGGCAAAGTCCTATCTTTTATTGGATGCTGTTCAAGACCCAGGAAATTTGGGGACCATTATTCGCACGGCGGATGCAGCTGGAGTAGATGTCATTATTCTAGGTGAGGGAACAGCTGATGTTTACAATCCTAAGGTATTAAGAAGTGCACAGGGGAGTCATTTTCATGTCCCAATCATGAAAGGCAATTTATCTGAATGGATAAGTAAACTCCAATCTCAAGGGGTTACGGTATATGGGTCGAGTCTACAAGGAGCCAAGCCATACCAATCAGTAAAACCTCAATCACCATTTGCACTTATATTAGGTAACGAGGGAAATGGTGTTGATCCGTCTGTTCTGGAGAAAACAAATGAAAACTTATATGTCCCCATTTATGGGAAAAGTGAATCATTAAATGTGACGATTGCAGGAGGTATCCTTCTATACCACCTTGTGCATGCTGTACATGAAGAGTAA
- the zapA gene encoding cell division protein ZapA — MSQPKKNKTTVDIYGQQYVIVGPEATSHMRLVATLVDDKMREIAASNPSLDSTKLAVLTAVNAVHDHLVLKEKVERLEKELERERKE; from the coding sequence TTGTCTCAACCTAAAAAAAATAAAACGACAGTCGACATTTACGGACAACAATATGTAATAGTGGGTCCGGAAGCAACTAGTCATATGCGATTAGTAGCTACTTTAGTGGATGATAAAATGAGAGAGATTGCTGCAAGTAATCCTTCTTTAGATAGTACGAAACTGGCTGTGTTAACAGCAGTGAATGCCGTTCATGATCATTTAGTATTGAAGGAAAAAGTCGAACGTCTCGAAAAAGAGCTAGAGAGAGAAAGAAAGGAGTAG
- a CDS encoding DUF350 domain-containing protein: protein MDSIWENSLVETAAYYSVVVLCMIVFLTIFELVTKYKNWQEIKNGNIAVALATGGKIFGIANVFRHSIQQHDSLLDMIGWGVFGFLLLLIGYFIFEFLTPKFKIDEEIENNNKAVGLISMVISVGLSYVIGAGI, encoded by the coding sequence ATGGATTCAATATGGGAGAATAGTTTAGTGGAAACGGCGGCCTACTATAGTGTGGTAGTGTTATGTATGATTGTTTTTCTTACCATTTTTGAGCTTGTGACGAAATATAAAAATTGGCAAGAAATTAAGAATGGAAACATTGCTGTTGCCTTAGCAACAGGAGGAAAAATCTTTGGTATTGCAAACGTATTTCGTCACTCTATTCAACAGCATGATTCACTATTAGACATGATTGGTTGGGGAGTGTTCGGCTTTCTCCTGCTTTTAATCGGTTATTTCATTTTCGAATTCTTGACTCCAAAGTTTAAAATAGATGAAGAGATTGAAAATAACAATAAGGCTGTTGGATTAATTTCGATGGTCATTTCAGTTGGATTATCTTACGTGATTGGTGCAGGTATTTAA
- the polX gene encoding DNA polymerase/3'-5' exonuclease PolX, with protein MADKKQIVRLLETIAIYMELMGENPFKISAFRKAAIALEKDERSLEQVKDYTSISGIGKGTASVIEEFILVGESKLLNELKDQVPSGLIPLLQLPSLGGKKIAKLYKELAITNVEELKACCEQGKVANLTGFGKKTEEKILQAILDIGNQPHRLPIAAVLPVVEYVESYLSSIKEIERFSKAGSLRRVEDTVKDLDFVIATKSPDQVKDKLLAMKGIKDIISKGNTKVSIVVEGDFGLSIDFRLVTMAEFATTLHHFTGSKDHNVRMRQIAKDRQEKISEYGVEDIESGEVRTFENEKAFYQHFDLPYLPPEIRMDGKEIDIFNKECGLIEMDDIKGDLHMHTTWSDGAHTLEEMIQACIQKGYAYMAITDHSQYLKVANGLTKDRVLKQKDEIAKLQEKYPEIHIFSGIEMDILPDGSLDYEDDVLKELDFVIASIHSSFQQPTKKIMNRLKNALANPFVDLIAHPTGRIIGRRSGYEIDLDMLVELAAETETALELNANPNRLDLQYESIRKAKQAGVQLCINTDAHHKASLAFMDIGVAYGRKGWLDRSDVINAMSKESLIQYLKKNR; from the coding sequence TTGGCGGATAAAAAACAAATTGTTCGTTTATTAGAGACAATTGCAATATATATGGAACTAATGGGGGAAAATCCCTTTAAAATATCAGCTTTTCGGAAAGCGGCTATTGCTTTAGAAAAAGATGAAAGAAGCTTAGAACAAGTAAAGGATTATACCTCGATATCTGGAATTGGGAAAGGAACGGCGAGCGTAATTGAAGAGTTTATCTTAGTAGGCGAATCAAAACTACTAAACGAGTTGAAAGACCAAGTACCTAGTGGGCTTATTCCATTACTTCAATTACCTAGCCTAGGAGGTAAAAAAATTGCAAAGCTCTACAAGGAGCTTGCAATTACGAATGTTGAGGAACTGAAAGCCTGCTGTGAGCAAGGTAAAGTGGCGAACTTAACAGGCTTTGGTAAGAAAACAGAAGAAAAAATTCTACAAGCCATTCTTGATATAGGGAATCAACCCCATCGTTTACCGATAGCGGCTGTACTCCCAGTCGTAGAATATGTAGAGTCCTATCTTTCTTCCATTAAAGAAATTGAGCGTTTCTCCAAAGCTGGTAGCCTTAGAAGAGTAGAGGATACTGTGAAGGATCTTGATTTTGTAATTGCAACCAAGTCGCCTGATCAAGTTAAAGACAAGCTGTTGGCAATGAAAGGTATCAAAGATATTATCTCAAAAGGAAATACAAAAGTCTCGATTGTAGTGGAAGGAGACTTTGGGCTTTCCATTGATTTTAGGCTTGTTACGATGGCGGAGTTTGCTACCACACTCCATCATTTTACTGGATCTAAGGATCATAATGTTCGAATGAGGCAAATTGCTAAAGACAGACAGGAGAAAATAAGCGAATACGGAGTAGAGGATATAGAATCTGGAGAAGTCCGTACTTTTGAAAATGAAAAAGCTTTTTATCAACACTTTGATTTGCCTTATCTTCCTCCAGAAATTCGAATGGATGGAAAAGAAATAGATATTTTTAATAAAGAGTGTGGTTTGATAGAAATGGATGATATAAAAGGGGATCTCCACATGCACACCACGTGGAGTGACGGTGCACACACTCTTGAAGAAATGATACAAGCCTGTATTCAAAAAGGTTATGCCTATATGGCTATTACAGATCACTCCCAGTATTTAAAAGTGGCGAATGGGTTGACAAAAGACAGAGTACTAAAGCAAAAGGATGAGATTGCAAAGCTTCAAGAAAAATATCCAGAAATACACATCTTTTCTGGAATCGAAATGGACATATTACCGGATGGGTCTCTAGATTATGAGGATGATGTATTAAAGGAGCTTGACTTTGTTATTGCTTCTATTCATTCTAGTTTCCAACAACCAACAAAGAAAATAATGAACCGTCTTAAAAACGCGCTAGCTAATCCATTTGTTGATTTAATCGCACATCCGACTGGAAGAATAATAGGGCGTCGGTCTGGGTATGAAATTGATTTAGATATGCTAGTTGAATTGGCTGCAGAAACAGAAACGGCTTTAGAGTTAAATGCTAATCCCAATCGACTCGATTTACAATATGAATCAATACGCAAAGCAAAACAAGCAGGAGTTCAGCTTTGTATTAATACAGATGCCCATCACAAAGCGTCTCTAGCATTTATGGACATTGGTGTAGCTTACGGGAGAAAAGGCTGGCTAGATAGGTCTGATGTCATCAATGCAATGTCCAAAGAAAGCCTCATACAATATTTAAAAAAAAATAGATAA
- the sspI gene encoding small acid-soluble spore protein SspI has translation MGLNLRAAILHNVTDNDQGQLQDTIVDAISSGEEKMLPGLGVLFEIIWQNSSEADKKEMLETLEQGLKR, from the coding sequence ATGGGATTAAACTTAAGAGCAGCCATATTGCATAACGTAACTGATAATGATCAAGGGCAGCTTCAAGATACGATTGTGGATGCGATTTCTAGTGGTGAAGAAAAAATGCTTCCAGGTCTAGGTGTCCTTTTTGAAATCATTTGGCAAAATTCGAGTGAAGCTGATAAGAAAGAAATGCTTGAAACGTTAGAGCAAGGGTTGAAGAGATAA